Proteins encoded within one genomic window of Vicinamibacterales bacterium:
- a CDS encoding ATP-dependent DNA ligase → MNQFAFLYESLDRTTSTNAKVAALVEYFRAAPPADAAWAVFFLTGRRLKRVVPSAGLREWSQEVTGIPDWLMGECYSAAGDFGELVALALDAVPPGPPEPDLPLATWVEERLLPLQSADPSAQRSMVIRWWLGLPRGERFLLNKLLTGEFRVGVSHTLVVRALASAAGTQPTIVAARLMGDWWPSAEWFTSVTAAERAGDASQPYPFHLASPLEGDPDALGDPSGWIVEWKWDGIRAQLIRRAGGTWLWSRGEELITQRFPEITAAATRLPDGTVLDGEVLAFKDDRPMPFSALQQRIGRQKQIAQVMRTVPVVFVTYDVLELDGTDVRARPLQFRRDALARLVAGHSVLRISEEVLFSSWQELGQLRRQSRERGVEGFILKRRDSAYGVGRRKGAWWKWKIDPLTVDAVLMYAQPGNGRRASLLTDYTFGVWDNGHLVPVAKAYSGLSNAEIEEMDKWIRRHTLERHGPVRAVEPSQVFELGFEAIAPSTRHKSGLAVRFPRMLRRRPDKPAAEADTLDILRKLMG, encoded by the coding sequence ATGAACCAGTTCGCCTTCCTCTACGAGTCGCTCGACCGCACCACCTCGACGAACGCGAAGGTCGCCGCCCTGGTCGAGTACTTCCGCGCCGCTCCGCCGGCGGATGCCGCGTGGGCGGTGTTCTTCCTCACCGGGCGGCGGCTCAAGCGCGTGGTGCCGTCGGCGGGTCTGCGCGAGTGGTCGCAGGAGGTCACCGGGATTCCGGACTGGCTGATGGGCGAATGCTATTCGGCAGCCGGCGACTTCGGCGAGCTGGTCGCGCTCGCGCTGGATGCGGTCCCGCCGGGTCCGCCGGAACCGGATCTCCCGCTGGCGACGTGGGTCGAGGAGCGGCTGTTGCCGCTGCAGTCCGCGGATCCGTCTGCGCAGCGATCGATGGTGATTCGATGGTGGCTCGGACTTCCGCGCGGCGAGCGCTTCCTCCTGAACAAGCTGCTCACCGGCGAGTTCAGGGTCGGCGTCTCGCACACGCTCGTCGTGCGCGCGCTGGCGAGCGCGGCCGGCACCCAACCGACAATCGTCGCGGCGCGGCTGATGGGCGACTGGTGGCCGTCGGCCGAGTGGTTCACGTCCGTGACCGCCGCGGAGCGTGCCGGCGATGCGTCGCAGCCCTATCCCTTCCATCTCGCGTCGCCGCTCGAGGGGGATCCGGATGCGCTCGGGGACCCATCCGGATGGATCGTCGAATGGAAGTGGGACGGCATCCGCGCGCAGCTGATCCGGCGCGCCGGCGGCACGTGGCTCTGGTCGCGCGGTGAAGAGCTGATCACGCAGCGCTTCCCGGAGATCACCGCGGCCGCCACCCGCCTGCCAGACGGCACCGTGCTCGACGGCGAAGTGCTGGCCTTCAAGGACGACCGGCCGATGCCGTTCTCCGCGCTGCAGCAGCGCATCGGCCGGCAGAAGCAGATCGCTCAGGTGATGCGCACGGTGCCGGTGGTATTCGTGACCTACGACGTGCTGGAGCTCGACGGCACGGACGTTCGTGCGCGGCCCCTGCAGTTCCGCCGCGACGCCCTGGCGCGCCTGGTAGCCGGCCACTCGGTCCTCCGGATCTCGGAGGAAGTTCTGTTCTCGAGCTGGCAGGAACTCGGACAGTTGCGGCGGCAGTCGCGCGAACGGGGGGTCGAGGGGTTCATCCTCAAGCGCCGCGACTCCGCGTACGGCGTCGGACGGCGCAAAGGCGCCTGGTGGAAGTGGAAGATCGATCCGCTGACCGTCGACGCCGTGCTGATGTACGCCCAGCCGGGGAACGGGCGCCGGGCAAGCCTGCTCACCGACTACACGTTCGGCGTGTGGGACAACGGGCACCTGGTGCCGGTGGCCAAGGCGTACTCCGGGCTCTCGAACGCGGAGATCGAGGAGATGGACAAGTGGATCCGCCGGCACACCCTCGAGCGGCACGGTCCGGTCCGCGCCGTCGAGCCCAGTCAGGTGTTCGAGCTCGGATTCGAGGCGATCGCGCCGTCCACGCGCCACAAGAGCGGCCTCGCGGTCCGGTTTCCGCGCATGCTGCGGCGGCGCCCCGACAAACCGGCAGCCGAGGCGGACACGCTCGACATCCTGCGCAAACTCATGGGCTGA
- a CDS encoding ligase-associated DNA damage response exonuclease, which translates to MIASSPAGLFCAAGDFHVDPWGPVERAVITHAHSDHASHGAASYLCAAPGAAVLRRRLPEAHIETLDYGERRAIGDAHVSFHPAGHILGSAQVRVEHRGEVWVVSGDYKRQPDPTCAPFEPVRCHTFITEATFGLPIYTWDPGAAVVEEILAWWRENRDQDRPSVVFCYVLGKAQRILAELRETADAPIHLHGAMAAMTDAYRESGVAMAATERVTESMRGKALARALVLAPLSARGTPWMRRLPGASVGFASGLMRVRGVRRQRAFDRGFVLSDHADWRALLATIEDTGASRVLVTHGWSEALARYLAETRGLETGIIRTRFEGEAGELGDAVDSGEGS; encoded by the coding sequence ATGATTGCGTCTTCTCCCGCCGGACTGTTCTGCGCCGCCGGCGATTTCCACGTCGATCCGTGGGGTCCGGTCGAGCGCGCGGTGATCACCCACGCGCACAGCGATCACGCGAGCCATGGGGCGGCGTCGTACCTGTGCGCGGCACCGGGTGCGGCGGTGCTGCGGCGGCGGCTGCCCGAGGCGCACATCGAGACGCTCGACTACGGCGAGCGCCGCGCGATCGGCGACGCGCACGTCTCCTTCCATCCCGCCGGACACATCCTCGGCTCGGCGCAGGTGCGTGTCGAGCACAGGGGCGAGGTGTGGGTGGTGTCGGGGGACTACAAGCGGCAGCCGGACCCGACGTGCGCGCCGTTCGAGCCGGTACGCTGCCATACGTTCATCACCGAGGCGACCTTCGGTCTGCCGATCTACACCTGGGATCCGGGCGCGGCGGTCGTCGAGGAGATCCTCGCCTGGTGGCGGGAGAACCGCGACCAGGACCGTCCGTCGGTGGTGTTCTGCTACGTGCTCGGCAAGGCGCAGCGCATCCTCGCCGAGCTGCGCGAGACGGCCGATGCGCCGATCCATCTGCACGGCGCGATGGCGGCGATGACCGACGCCTACCGTGAATCCGGCGTCGCGATGGCGGCGACCGAGCGCGTCACCGAGAGCATGCGCGGCAAGGCGCTGGCGCGCGCGCTCGTGCTCGCGCCGCTGTCGGCCCGCGGCACGCCGTGGATGCGCCGGCTGCCCGGCGCCTCGGTGGGGTTCGCGTCCGGTCTCATGCGCGTGCGCGGCGTGCGCCGCCAGCGCGCGTTCGATCGCGGCTTCGTCCTGTCCGATCACGCGGACTGGAGGGCGCTGCTGGCGACGATCGAAGACACAGGCGCCTCACGCGTTCTCGTCACGCACGGCTGGTCCGAGGCGCTCGCGCGCTACCTCGCCGAAACCCGCGGCCTCGAGACCGGGATCATCCGCACGCGTTTCGAAGGCGAAGCAGGGGAACTGGGTGACGCTGTCGATTCGGGCGAAGGGAGTTAA